In Rhodococcus rhodochrous, a single genomic region encodes these proteins:
- the purL gene encoding phosphoribosylformylglycinamidine synthase subunit PurL yields MSPHVDTVSHAAETPDAAQPYRELGLKEDEYTRIKEILGRRPTDAELAMYSVMWSEHCSYKSSKVHLRYFGETTTDEMRESMLAGIGENAGVVDIGDGWAVTFKVESHNHPSYIEPYQGAATGVGGIVRDIMAMGARPIAVMDQLRFGAADHPDTRRVVDGVVRGVGGYGNSLGLPNVGGETVFDASYQGNPLVNALCAGAMRVEDLHLAHASGTGNKVILFGARTGLDGIGGVSVLASETFDDSAGGRPKKLPSVQVGDPFTEKVLIECCLDLYREKLVVGIQDLGGAGLSCATSELAAAGDGGMHINLERVPTRAKGMTPAEVLSSESQERMCAVVTPDNVDAFMDVCKKWDVLATVIGEVTDGDHLVIDWHGETVVDVPPRTVAHEGPVYERPVERPASQDALIANTTAGLKRPETADELRETLLKMLASPALCSRKWITEQYDRYVRGNTVLAENADAGVVRIDEETGRGIALATDASGRYTQLDPYAGAQLALAEAYRNVAVTGSTPKAVSNCLNFGSPEDPGVMWQFQQAVRGLADGCAKLGIPVTGGNVSFYNQTGATAILPTPVVAVLGVIDDVHRRIPTGIGLEPGETLILLGETRDEFDGSIWAQVEHDHLGGVPPKVDLDRERLLSEILTAGSRDGLISAAHDLSEGGLAQAVVEAALAGETGCRVLIPEGADPFVTLFSESAGRVLVAVPRTEESRFTGMCTARNMPWVRIGVVDEGSDSVEVQGLFSIPMTELREVWEGTLPALFG; encoded by the coding sequence GTGTCACCGCACGTGGATACCGTCTCCCACGCCGCCGAAACCCCCGACGCCGCTCAGCCCTATCGGGAGCTGGGTCTGAAGGAAGACGAGTACACCCGGATCAAGGAGATCCTGGGCCGTCGCCCCACCGACGCCGAACTCGCCATGTACTCGGTGATGTGGTCCGAGCACTGCTCCTACAAGTCGTCGAAGGTGCACCTGCGCTACTTCGGCGAGACCACCACCGACGAGATGCGCGAGTCGATGCTCGCCGGCATCGGTGAGAACGCCGGTGTCGTCGACATCGGCGACGGCTGGGCCGTCACCTTCAAGGTCGAGTCGCACAACCATCCGTCGTACATCGAGCCGTACCAGGGCGCCGCGACCGGCGTGGGCGGCATCGTCCGCGACATCATGGCCATGGGCGCCCGCCCGATCGCCGTGATGGACCAGCTCCGCTTCGGCGCGGCCGATCACCCCGACACCCGTCGCGTCGTCGACGGTGTCGTGCGCGGTGTCGGCGGCTACGGCAACTCCCTGGGTCTGCCCAACGTCGGTGGCGAGACCGTCTTCGACGCCTCCTACCAGGGCAACCCGCTCGTGAACGCGCTGTGCGCGGGTGCGATGCGCGTGGAGGACCTGCACCTCGCCCACGCTTCCGGCACGGGTAACAAGGTCATCCTGTTCGGCGCCCGCACCGGTCTCGACGGCATCGGCGGCGTGTCCGTTCTCGCCTCCGAGACCTTCGACGACAGCGCCGGTGGTCGCCCCAAGAAGCTTCCGAGCGTGCAGGTGGGCGACCCCTTCACCGAGAAGGTGCTCATCGAGTGCTGCCTCGACCTCTACCGCGAGAAGCTCGTCGTCGGCATCCAGGACCTCGGCGGCGCCGGTCTGTCCTGCGCGACGTCCGAGCTCGCCGCCGCCGGCGACGGTGGCATGCACATCAACCTCGAGCGTGTCCCGACGCGCGCGAAGGGCATGACCCCGGCCGAGGTGCTGTCCTCGGAGTCGCAGGAACGCATGTGCGCGGTCGTCACGCCCGACAACGTCGACGCCTTCATGGACGTCTGCAAGAAGTGGGACGTCCTGGCCACCGTCATCGGTGAGGTCACCGACGGCGACCACCTCGTCATCGACTGGCACGGCGAGACCGTCGTCGACGTGCCGCCGCGCACGGTCGCGCACGAGGGCCCGGTCTACGAGCGTCCCGTCGAGCGTCCGGCCTCGCAGGACGCGCTGATCGCGAACACCACCGCCGGTCTGAAGCGTCCGGAGACCGCCGACGAGCTGCGCGAGACGCTGCTGAAGATGCTCGCGTCGCCGGCGCTGTGCAGCCGCAAGTGGATCACCGAGCAGTACGACCGCTACGTGCGCGGCAACACTGTGCTCGCCGAGAACGCCGACGCTGGTGTGGTCCGCATCGACGAGGAGACCGGCCGCGGCATCGCGCTCGCGACCGACGCCTCGGGCCGCTACACGCAGCTCGATCCGTACGCGGGCGCCCAGCTCGCCCTCGCCGAGGCCTACCGCAACGTCGCCGTCACCGGCTCGACGCCGAAGGCCGTCTCGAACTGCCTGAACTTCGGTTCGCCCGAGGATCCGGGCGTGATGTGGCAGTTCCAGCAGGCCGTGCGCGGCCTCGCGGACGGCTGCGCGAAGCTCGGCATCCCCGTCACCGGCGGCAACGTCAGCTTCTACAACCAGACCGGCGCCACCGCGATCCTGCCGACCCCGGTCGTCGCCGTGCTCGGTGTGATCGACGACGTGCACCGCCGCATCCCCACCGGCATCGGCCTCGAGCCGGGCGAGACGCTGATCCTGCTCGGTGAGACCCGCGACGAGTTCGACGGCTCCATCTGGGCGCAGGTCGAGCACGACCATCTCGGTGGTGTCCCGCCGAAGGTCGATCTCGACCGTGAGCGGCTGCTGTCGGAGATCCTCACCGCCGGTTCGCGCGACGGCCTGATCTCCGCCGCGCACGACCTGTCCGAGGGTGGCCTCGCGCAGGCCGTCGTCGAGGCCGCGCTCGCGGGTGAGACCGGCTGCCGCGTGCTGATCCCCGAGGGCGCCGATCCGTTCGTGACGCTGTTCTCCGAGTCGGCCGGCCGCGTGCTCGTGGCCGTACCGCGCACCGAGGAGTCGCGCTTCACCGGTATGTGCACCGCACGCAACATGCCGTGGGTGCGCATCGGTGTCGTCGACGAGGGATCCGACTCCGTCGAGGTCCAGGGCCTGTTCTCGATCCCCATGACCGAGCTGCGCGAGGTGTGGGAAG